One genomic region from Capra hircus breed San Clemente chromosome 18, ASM170441v1, whole genome shotgun sequence encodes:
- the ZNF524 gene encoding zinc finger protein 524 isoform X2: MDTPSPDPWPSPLPEEEEKPLALPPPVPRGRRGRSLGGATSSHRTLKASLPRKRGRPAKSEQEPPLAQGVSAPVGSGDSSDLLLIDDQGVPYTVSEGSVASGPDSSGPGPKKAPHFCPVCLRAFPYLSDLERHSISHSELKPHECKDCGKTFKRSSHLRRHCNIHAGLRPFRCPLCPRRFREAGELAHHHRVHSGERPYQCPVCRLRFMETNTLRRHAKRKHPEAMEAPLCPPDPEPEAQWDDDGIPATAGADDDEEELEGKELA, encoded by the coding sequence ATGGACACCCCCAGCCCAGACCCGTGGCCTTCGCCTTTGcctgaggaagaagagaaaccTCTGGCCTTACCTCCTCCTGTTCCCCGGGGCCGCCGAGGCCGAAGTCTTGGGGGGGCCACCTCCTCCCACCGGACGCTCAAGGCCTCCCTCCCGCGCAAGCGGGGCCGCCCCGCCAAGTCAGAGCAGGAGCCCCCCCTGGCACAGGGGGTGAGCGCCCCGGTGGGCAGTGGCGATAGCAGTGACCTCCTGCTGATCGACGATCAGGGTGTGCCCTACACGGTCTCCGAAGGGTCAGTGGCCAGCGGGCCCGATAGCTCCGGCCCCGGCCCTAAGAAGGCCCCGCACTTCTGCCCGGTGTGCCTTCGGGCCTTCCCCTACCTCTCCGACCTGGAGCGTCACAGCATCTCACACTCAGAGCTGAAGCCGCACGAGTGCAAGGATTGCGGCAAGACCTTCAAGCGGTCCAGCCACCTGCGGCGGCACTGCAACATCCATGCGGGCCTGCGGCCCTTCCGCTGCCCGCTCTGCCCGCGCCGTTTCCGAGAGGCGGGCGAGCTGGCCCACCACCACCGCGTCCACTCCGGCGAGCGCCCCTACCAGTGCCCGGTGTGCCGGCTGCGCTTCATGGAGACCAACACGCTCCGGCGCCACGCCAAACGCAAGCACCCCGAGGCCATGGAGGCACCTCTGTGTCCTCCGGACCCAGAGCCTGAAGCGCAGTGGGACGACGACGGTATCCCGGCCACGGCAGGGGCCGATGACGACGAGGAAGAGCTGGAGGGGAAGGAGCTGGCCTGA